The genomic DNA GTCAAATAAGTCCATCCATGTTCTCTAAGAACTTGACCTAAAGCACTAAAGCTATCTAATTCTATCATAGAACCAGTTGCTAGGTAAGCCATTAAAAGTATAGGTACAACTATCTCATTTGCTGGGAATCCAAGAATAAAAGCAAGTAATATAAAACCATCAAGACCAATTAATTTAGCTAAAGGGTCTAAAAAGTTTGCAACATGTGATAATATACTTAAATCTCCTATATATATATTTGCAAATATCCAAGTTATGACACCAGCAGGTATGGCTACCATTACAGCCCTTCCTAAAACAAATATTGTTCTATCTATTATAGAGGTATATAAAGTTCTTCCTATTTGAGGAACTCTATAAGGAGGAAGTTCTAATGTAAATGTAGACGGAACTCCTTTTAATAGCGTTTTAGAAAGAGTATAAGAAACCAACAATGTTATTATAACACCTAGAATTATCAGTAAAGTTATGCAAAGTGCAGTTGCTACACTTGATACGAAAGAGTTGGTTATAACTGAGCTAAAAAATATTGTAGATATAGCTATCAAAGTAGGAAAACGACCATTACAAGGAACAAAGTTGTTTGTAAGTATAGCTATAAGTCTTTCCCTTGGAGAGTCAATTATCCTACAACCAATAACTCCAGCTGCATTACATCCAAATCCCATACACATAGTCAAACACTGTTTTCCATGTGCACAAGCTTTTTTAAATAGGTGGTCTAAGTTAAATGCAACTCTTGGCAAATATCCAAAATCCTCAAGTAAGGTAAATAATGGAAAAAATATTGCCATAGGAGGTAGCATTACAGAGATTACCCATGCTAATGTTCTGTATAATCCTAAAACCAACATATCATTTAACCATGATGGACAATTAATACTATTTAATATACCCGAAATACTTGGCTCAAATCCGAGTAATAAATTAGATAATAAAGTGGATGGATAGTTAGCTCCTTCTATAGTAATCCACAATATAGTACCTAATAATAAGAGCATTATTGGAAGCCCAAATATTTTAGATGTTAATATTTTATCTACTTTTTCTTCTCTATCAGTTGATTTTTTAGCAACATTAGAACAACACTCATCACTCAGTTTTTTAGCATAATCATAGTTGATTTTAGTAAACTCATCTCTTATTTTCTGTTTATTTATATTGTCTGGAATCTTTTTCTTTACTTCATTAATAGCATCTATAGAATCTTTGTCTATATAATTACTCATAGATTCAAATATACTTTCATCGCCATCAATAAGTCTAAGTCCCAACCATCTAGAATTTATACCTGGTATAATATTATCCAATTCTGGTTGAATTGATTTTACCACATTCTCTATATTTTCATTGTATCTAACAGGTTTATTATTTAATTTGTATTTGTCAAAAGATACATCATTTAAAGTATCCAATAGTTCATCCATACCAGAGCCATTTCTTGCAGCAGTTAAAATAACTGGAATACCAAGAGAATCCTCTAAAAGTTTTTTATCAATAGTAATGCCTTTTTTTCTAGCTTCATCTATTAAATTAATACACAAAATAACTTTATCTGTAAGTTCCATCACTTGAAATACTAAATTTAAATTTCTTTCAAGACATGTAGCATCACATACTACTATTACTGCATCTGGATTACCAAAACATATAAAATCACGAGCTACAATTTCTTCTTGTGATAAGGCAAATAAAGAATATGTTCCTGGTAAATCTATTAATGCATATTCGGTATTTTTATATTTAAAATTACCACGAGCTGTAGCTACAGTTTTTCCTGGCCAGTTTCCAGTATGCTGTCTAAGCCCTGTAAGATGATTAAATACAGTACTTTTACCTGTATTTGGATTGCCAGCCAATGCAATTACAAACTGGTCTTCCTTATTGTCTATATCAAACATGTCTTTTAAAGAACTCATTTTAGTTGAGTTATGTGTCAACCCCATATTAATATCCTCCTGCTAGAAATTTTTAAATGTCAGAAACTAATATTAAGCTACTTTCTTCTTGTCGTAGAGCTATCTTGCTACCTCTGATTTTATAGACAGTTAAATTATTTTTTGGACCTTTTCTAACTACATCTATAACAGCTCCTCTAGTAAGACCAAGCGCTAACATTCTTTCTCTTAAATTACCACTAGATAATATATCTTCAACTTTGACAGTTTTTTTCACTTGAATATCGTTAAGGTTTTTCATAATAGCACCTCCATGCTTGAAATTTAGCCTGGGCTAATCTTCTTATTTTAAACTATGCATTATATTATTACCTTGTTACTTTTACAAAAAAAGATAGGCAAGATGCCTATCATACAAAGTTGGGTATAATTCTTACTTTTGGGGAAAGTAGAATATAGAATAAAAATTAACACTTTGAATCCATATAATTATTGAATTTTGATAATAAAAAAGTCAGAAAGCAAAAGCCTTCTGACTCTATGTAAGGTATTTTCAAATACCTAAATATCAATTCAATATTTAATTTATACTTAAATTATATATTAACAATATTAGCTTGTCAACACTATAATCTCATTTTAATATGTTCAATACCTGCTTCGTCGTATACTTCTGAGATTTCTTTAAAACCACAAGATAAGTAAAGGTTCTTTATATAAGTTTGTGCTGATAAGGTTATATTATTTTCGTGTAAGTTAACTTTTATAAAATCTATAGCACAATCCATCATTTGTTTTGCTAATCCTTTTCTTCTATGACTAGAAAGAACTAAAACTCTACCAATGGAAACATCATTATAAGAGCTGTATTCTTTAGGAATTATTCTAGCGTAAGCACAAATCAATCCATTTTCTTTTAAAAATATGTGATAAGAGCTTTTATCTATATCATCATAATCGTTTAATGAAAATATCTTCTGTTCACAAGCAAATACCTCATATCTTGATTTTGCTATTTCATAAAATTCATCTAAACTCAAATCATTAAAGTGTTTAATTTTAAACATAGTAATTACCTCCTAGCATCTTAAAAAACTGAATATTAAGATACATTATACCATTTTTAACATAAATACCTTTATTAAAATTTATATTTATTAAAAATATTTTTAAAAAGTGATATACTATATTAAAAACAAAACTTTAGTTAGAAAATTTATGATTTATGGAGGCAGTGTTTTGAATACTACTAAAAAATTAACTGAAGCAGCTTTATTGTCATCTTTATTCATAGTAGTAACAATTATAGCTGTGAGTACTGGATTTGGATATGCTATTTACTTAGATTTTATAGTGCCAGTATTTTTTTGTATAATCTGCTTGAAATGTGATTTAAAGTATACCATTTTATCTGGAATTACTTCGCTTTTAATAATTTCTCTGGTACTTGGAAATCTAGGAACTGCTATTTGGGCAAGTCAGAGTGTATTACTTGGTATAATGTGTGGCTATCTAATAAATAAGCCTACAATGGTTATGGATGATTTAGTATATGGTTCAGTATTTGGGGTTATTGTAATGGTTTTCATTGATATATATGCTTCAACATTAATAGGTTATAGTTTTATGAAAGAATTTCAAGGATATAGCAAATGGATTTATTTTAATGGGTATACAAATTTTATTTATTATTTAATGATAGCATTGTTTCCTTTTGGTATGGTGTTTTGCATATATTTATTAAGTTTAATTTTAGGGAATAAATTGCATATTTTAGATTCTAATTCTTTAAAAAAATTTTTAATATTTAAGAATTTTAGAAATTTAAACCAATTTTTATGTTGCTCAAAAAAAGCTTTTTACATATGTGTTTCTTATCTAGCCATTTTTGAAGTTCTAAAACTGTTGAATGTTAAAGTTGATTCTGTTTATTTAAAAACAATCTTTATATCAATAACCTATATAAGTGTCTATTTTATCATTAGAGACTCATGTATGTCACTACAAAACTTTATAATAGCTAAGTTTAGAAAATTATTATATGCTAGAATTTTATTTTTGATAATAATTTTATTGCTGTTTTTTATATTTGATGTAACAGTTATTAGTTTAATAATTATAAACGCATTTTTAAATAAGAAAATAAATATAAGATTGAGTCAGAGTAATATAGTCAATAAACAAATAAATCTTTTGATTGAAAAATAAATTTTGGGTATTGGTAAAAAATATAAAAAAGTAGTATAATGTAAAAAAACATGTATATAATAATAAAAAAGGTTGACAAAATATAAAAATAATAATATATTATGAGTAAGTTAAGAAAAATTTCTTGTAATTGATGAAATAATCTGAATATATAAATGCTATGAAGAGAAGAAGTAGGGCTAGATTTTATTTAACAGAGAGTTCCAGTTTGGTGAAATGGAATAAATTGATTTAGTTTGAATACATCTCAGAGCACTATCTCTGAAAGATAACAACCATTAAGAGATATCGGATTAGTACACGTTATAGTACACGAGTATATGTAATTGTACTCTAAGAGATTAATATCGTGAGATATTGATGAACTAAGGTGGTAACACGTAAGCAATGCTTTCGTCCTTTTAAGAGGATGAAAGCTTTTTTTATTATAAAAATAAAAATTATAGATTATATAAATATTTTAGGAGGAATGAAAAATGAAATCGATAGACGAGCAAATGCGAATAATTATGAAAGGTGTAGATGATTTAATAGATGAGAAAGAGTTAAGGGAAAAGCTTATTAAATCAGAAAAAGAAGGAAAGCCTATGATAGTAAAATTAGGTCTAGACCCAAGTGCTCCAGATATACATTTAGGGCATACAGTAGTTCTTAGAAAGATGAAACAATTACAAGATTTAGGTCATCAAATAGTAATAATAATTGGAGATTTTACAGGAAAAATTGGAGACCCAACTGGAAAATCTAAAGCTAGAAAAGCTTTAACAACAGAGCAAGTTCTTGCAAATGCAAAAACTTATGAAGAACAAATTTTCAAAGTTTTAGATAAAGAAAAAACTATTGTAAGATTTAATAGCGAGTGGTTAGCTAAGTTAAATTTTGAAGATGTAATAAAATTAGCAGCAACTATTACTGTTGCGAGAATGTTAGAAAGAGAAGATTTTAAAAAGAGATATGAAGGACAAATGCCAATATCAGTACATGAGTTCTTCTACCCATTAATGCAAGCATATGACTCTATAGCATTAGAAGCTGATATAGAACTTGGTGGAACTGACCAAAGATTCAATTTACTAATGGGAAGATCATTACAAAGAGAATTTGGTATGGAGTCTCAAATAGTAATAATGATGCCTTTAATAGAAGGATTAGATGGTAAAGAAAAAATGAGTAAGAGTTTAGGTAACTATATTGGAATAGATGAAGAAGCGGGAATAATGTACCAAAAATCTATGGAAATTCCTGATGAACTTATAATTAAATACTACAATTTAGTGACAGATGTTCATCCTGATGAAGTTAATAAAATAGAATCTCAGTTGAAAGAGGGTTCAGTAAATCCAAGAGATATAAAGATGAACTTAGCAAGAGAAATAGTAACATTATACCATGGAGAAGAATCTGCTAAAGAAGCTGAAGAAAGATTTAAATCTGTATTCCAAAAAGGTCAAATACCTGAAGATATACAAACAATTCAAGTTAAGGAAGATGGATTTGACTTAATCGAAGTACTAGTTTCTAATGAGATTGTTAAGAGTAAGAGTGAAGTTAGAAGATTAGCTTCTCAAGGTGGAGTAAAGGTAAATGGTGAAAAAGTAGAGGATTTAAGCACTATTGTAAAAGAGAGTGAATTAGTTGTTCAAATAGGAAAGAAAAAATTTGTAAAAATCGAGCTAGTAAAATAGAGTAAAGTAAAAGCAAGTCTATTGAGTATAAAATGTACATTCAATAAACTTGCTTTTTTATTATATTAAAATTTTAAATTGATAACCATTGTCTTTAAAATATGTTATAATTTGGTCCAATGCATTTACTGTTTCTTGTTTTCCATAAGTATCATGCATTAAAAGAACAACCATTTCTTTGCCTTCAGAAGATTTCTTTGCATGTTCAAATAATTCTTGTGCATTTTTCTTTTTACCTTCTGCATCAGCATTTAAAGCGTTCCAATCAATTGATGCCATGTTTTTCTCTTTTAAGTAGTTTCCTAGAGGTTCCATATTTTTCCATGACATATACCCGCCTGGGCATCTAACTACATTTGAGGAAAAATTCTTTCCTAAGACTTTTTTCATAGCTTCATCAGTTTTGTTAAGTTCATTTACGAATGTATCGAGATTTAGGCTTCTGTTAGGATATAGTTTTTTATAGTCATGAGTATAAGAGTGATGGGCTATTGCATTTCCTTCGTCAAATGTTCTTTTTAAAATTTCATTAGCTCCTTTTCTTTCAAGAGAATCACCCTTAATAAAGAAAGTTCCTCTAACACCATGTCTTTTCAAGATATCTAGAACTTGTGGAGTATTAGTAGTAGATGGTCCATCATCAAATGTAAGAAAGACTATCTTTTCTCCATTGTTTGAATAGTCGTATTTGTTAAGTTTGTCCCAAACTATTTTTGCGTCATATCCATATTCTTTTACAGCTTCTTTTTTTGCACCAATAATAGGTTCATTTTTTTCTTTTTCAATTCTTTCTTTTTCTAATCTTTCAGCTTTAAGTCTTTCTTGAGTTTCTTTCATTTCTTTTTTTCTAGACATGTCCGCCCATGCCATAGAAAAAATACCAATAACTATTACAACAAGTATAGTAAGTGTAACAGTTTTCTTTTTTCTTTTTTTTACCATAATTACAGCATTCCCCCTTTTGTCGAATTGTATCAAAAATATATTATAATTATATCGAAGAAAGTAGAAAAAGTAAACCGACAAAGTTGTAACTAAGATAACTAAAGTGTAACTTATATGACATTATTTGCATAATATTAAAGTATCATATATATTAAAAATATCTATAAAAAAATTTAGTATAGGTAAAAAAATATAAAAAATATAAAAATTTATTAAAAAGGTGTTTACAAAAAATGATTAATATATTACTGTTAAATAGTGGATATAAATTTGAGCTCAAAATGTATGTAAATTTAGATTTAAAATACTGAAAAAATTTACTATATTAATTTATAGTAATGCTTATAGAAAAACTCTCTTGCTGTTTAGGGGGTTTATAATTTTGCAAAAAAATAAAAAGGAGGGGGCTTTATTGAAAAAATACTTTGGAGAAATAGGACTAATATTTATAGCAATTATATGGGGAAGTGGCTTTGTAGCAACCCAATTTGCATTAGACGGTGGGCTTACACCTCTACAAATCATAACTTTAAGATTTTTCTTGGCAGCTATAATTATGAATTTACTGTTTTTTAAACAGATTCGTGCCAATATGGGTAAAAAATTATTAAAAGCAGGAGGGATTTTAGGAATATTTTTATTTCTAGCATTCACAGTACAAACTATTGGACTTATGTACACTACACCATCTAAAAATGCGTTTATAACAGCAGCTAATGTTGTAATAGTTCCGTTCATAGGATTTATACTTTATAGAAGAAAACTTGATAAAATAGGAATAATAAGTAGTTTGGTAGCTCTTATAGGAATTGGGATACTTTCTTTAGAAGCTGATTTCTCTATTAATTTTGGAGATTTTCTAACACTTATATGTTCATTCGGATTTGCATTTCATATATTCTTTACAAGTGAGTTTGCAAAAGATAACAACCCAATGGCATTGACAGCTATTCAATTTACAGTAGCGTTTTTAATGTCTGTTGTAGTTCAAACATTTGCAGGTCAATTAAAGATGGAAGCTGAATTATCTGGTTACATGGGAACTATGTATCTAGCTGTATTTAGTACTACAATTGGATTTTTATTTCAGACTATATGTCAAAAAAGAGTTGATGGAACTAGAACAGCTATAATATTATCCACAGAGGCTGTATTTGGTACAATATTTTCTATAATAATTTTAAAGGAGCTTATTACAGCAAAATTGGTTATTGGTAGTATCTTGATATTTGTTGCAATCATAACTGCAGAAACTAAATTATCTTTTTTAAAGAGCAAAAAAGTGAAACTTAAAGATTCAGAGGAGTCTTCATTAGAAAGTATTTAATATGACAACTATTTCCTAATTAATCAAATAAATTATGTATTATGTAGAAATTTGACATCAAAACTTGGTTGATACTGGTGTTTCAAAGTGATAAAATTAATTAGGAAATAAATTTTATTTTTAGTGTTTAAGCTATAAAGTCTGGGGTATATATATTCTTGTAGCAAGTTATTAAACTTAAAAATAAAAATTTAATTATATAAAATTGGGAGGAAATTAATTATGAAAAAATTTGTTTGTACAGTATGTGGATATATACATGAAGGAGATGCTGCACCAGCACAATGTCCAGTATGTAAAGTTGGAGCTGATAAATTTGAAGAAATGAAAGGCGAAATGGTTTGGGCTGATGAACATAGAATAGGAGTAGCTCAAGGTGTAGATGCAGAAATAATCGAAGGATTAAGAGCTAACTTTACTGGTGAGTGTACAGAAGTAGGAATGTATTTAGCAATGAGTAGACAAGCTGATAGAGAAGGTTATCCAGAAGTAGCTGAAGCGTATAAGAGAATAGCTTTTGAAGAGGCTGAACATGCTGCTAAATTTGCAGAACTTCTTGGAGAAGTTGTAGTTGCAGATACAAAAGAAAACTTAAGAGTTAGAGTTGATGCTGAGTATGGTGCAACTGATGGAAAATTAAAATTAGCTAAGAGAGCTAAAGAATTAGGATTAGATGCTATACATGATACAGTACATGAAATGTGTAAAGACGAAGCTAGACATGGTAAAGCATTCTTAGGATTATTAAACAGACATTTTGGAAAATAATAATTAAAACAATTAAAACATAGATTAAAAGGAGAAACTTTGGTTTCTCCTTTTTTAAATTATATAAATAAACTGTTGTGATAGAAGGATGGAGATAATATGAAGTCGGTATCTGTTAGGAGTTGTAAAACTTACAATTATGAAGAAGTAAAGTTATCTATTGAAAAAAATTTAGAGGATATTGGTGGTATAGATAAGTTTGTTAAAAAAGGAAGCAAAGTACTTATAAAACCAAATTTATTGATGAAAAAAAAGCCTGAAGAAGCTACAACTACACATCCTATGGTTGTAAAAGTTGTATGTGAAAAACTTTTAGAGTTAAATTGTGATATTACAATAGCAGATAGCCCTGGTGGTCCATATAATCAAAGTTCTCTTAAGAGCATTTATAAGGCATCTGGAATTGAAGAAGTAGCAAATGAACTGGGCATTAAGTTAAATTATGATGTTTCAGATGTTAAGATACATAGTGAAAAAGCACATGTTCTAAAATATATGGATATTATTAAACCAATAGTAGATTCAGATTATATAATAAATCTTTGTAAATTAAAGACTCATATAATGGCAACTTTTACTGGGGGTACAAAAAACTTATATGGATGCATAGCTGGATTGAAAAAAGCAGAGATACATTATAGATTTCCTACAGAAGAGTTGTTTTGCGAAAATGTACTTTTAGATATTTGTGATTATATAAAACCAACATTGACAATTATGGATGGTATAGTAGGTATGGAAGGTGATGGACCTTCAGCTGGTACTACTCGAGAAATAGGAGTTTCATTAGCATCACAAAATCCATATGCTATAGATGTTGTTGCATGTAAGATTATAAGTTTACTTCCAAATAGAGTTGCTACAATTAGAGGTGCTATTAAGAGAGGATATATACAAGAAGATTTTTCAGATATTGAAATTTTAGGTGAAGATATAAAAGATTTAATTATAAAAAATTACAAGATTCCAAATGTAAGTAAAGATTTAAGATTGTTTTCCGTAAAGCTACCAAAATTTTTAAATGAACCTATTTCAAAGCTTATAACACCAAAGCCTGTGGTAAGATTTCAAGATTGCATAAAATGTGGAAAATGCAAGGAAGCTTGTCCTGCATCCACTATAGAGATAGGGACTAAGGGTGCTATTATAGACTTAAGTAAATGTATAAGATGTTACTGTTGCCATGAACTTTGTCCTAAAAAGGCTATTGATGTCAAACGTAATTTTGTATTTAAGTATGTAAAATAATGTATAATATTATATGAGTCTATATAAATTAAAAATATAAAGGAGAAATAATATGATTTTAATTAAAAATGGTAGAGTAATAGACCCTAAAAGTCAAAGAGATGAGAATATTGACTTAATTATAAAAGAAAATAAAATTTATAAAATAGGCAAGTTTGATGAAAGTGATGAATATGAAAAAATAATAGATGCTAGTGGTAATGTAGTTGCTCCAGGTTTAGTGGATGTACATGTACACTTTAGAGACCCTGGGTTTACATATAAAGAAGATATAGAAAGTGGAGCTAAATCTGCTGCTAGAGGTGGATTTACAACTGTTATATGTATGGCAAATACTAATCCTATTGTAGATAATGAAGATACTTTTAATTATGTTAAAGAAAAGTCAAAAAATGCATGTATAAATGTTTTACAAGCAGCAGCTATAACTAAAGGTTTTGAAGGTAAAGAGTTAGTTGATATGGAAGCTCTTAAAAAAGCTGGTGTACCAGGGTTTACTGATGATGGATTACCTTTAATGGATAGCAATCTAATTATGGAGGCAATGATTAAGGCAAAAGAGTTGGATGTACCACTTAGTTTTCATGAAGAAGACCCTTCTTTAGTTGGAAATCCAGGTGTAAATGCAGGAAAGGTAGCCTCAAAACTAGGATTAAAAGGTGCATCAAGTGTAGCAGAAGATGTTATGGTAGCCAGAGATTGTATGTTGGCACTAAAGACTGGTGCTAAAGTTGATATACAACATATAAGTTCAGGTGTATCTGTTGATATGGTTAGATTTGCAAAATACTTAGGTGCAAATGTAGTTGCAGAAGCTTCACCACATCACTTTACATTGACTGAGGAAGATGTATTGGAGTTTGGAACAAATGCAAAAATGAATCCACCTCTAAGAAGTAAATGGGACAGAGATAAGATTATAGAGGGATTAAATGATGGTACTATTGAAATAATAGCAACAGACCATGCACCTCATAGTAAAGAAGAAAAAGATAGAGAGTTTATAAAAGCTCCAAGTGGAATTATTGGGCTTGAAACTTCTTTAGCTCTTGGAATAACAAATTTGGTGCATAAAAATCATCTTAGTATGATGCAGTTAATAGAAAAAATGTCTATAAATCCTGCAAAGTTGTACAATTTAAATATTGGATTTATAGAAGAAGGGGCTGTAGCAGACATTGTTATATTCAATCCAGAAGAAGAATGGACAGTTGAAAGCTTTGTTTCTAAAGCTGATAATTCACCGTTTAAAGGTAAATCTTTATATGGAAAGGTTAATTATACAATATGTAATGGGGAGATTGTATATAACGCCTAATTTAAGATTATTTTTTTAAGGCGGAGTGTACAATGATTGAAAGTAAAAGATTGTATATTAGCAGAATGAGATTGATTAATCAAAATTGGAAGTATTAGTTTGAACAATTAGAACATAACATTTTGGTAATTTAGATATAGTAAGGAAGAGAATCCTTTTTATGAAAGAACGCACTATTATATTTGGAAAGATTAAGTTCCTAATCTATCATATATAATAGTGCGTTATATATTTAAGTATGTTTTATATAAACTAATCTAAAAATCGAAAATCTTTATACAATTTCTACTTATAAATTGCCTTTATAGGGTCTAGTTTAGAGGCTTTAAAGGCTGGAATCAGACCAAATACAACTCCAGTCAATATAGTAGCTACAATTGCATAAAATAAGCTATTTAAGCTAGGTATAGCTTCAAAACCTATATATTTAGAAACATAGTTAGTAGCAGTAAATCCAACTATAGTTCCTAAAATTCCACCACATACTGTTATAAAAACAGCTTCAACTAAAAATTGAAATAATATAGACCTAGGTTTTGCTCCAATAGCACGTCTTATACCAATTTCTCTTTGTCTTTCCATAACAGATACATACATTATATTCATTACACCAATACCACCAACAAACATTGCAACTACAGTTATTATAGATACATATTTGTTTACATTGGAATTAATGCTTTCAAGATAAGCTGTCTGTTCAGTTGGGTCTGGTGTAGTATAAGAACCATTGATACCAGGGTGCATCTCATATAATTTAGCTATAACATTGTTTGCAACTTCATTTACATTATAGCCTTTAGAAGAAACTAAGTCTAACTGGTAAATTTCATTTGAATAAGAATTTTGACTCATTAAAGTGTCAAAAGCCTTTTTAGGTACTAGGGAAGTAGTAAATTGCATATCTTGGTAACCTCCAAAGAATCCTCCAGCTTGGTTTTGCTGAGAATCATCTAATACCCCTATTATTTCAAATATAGTTCCATTTATGTTGATACCATGACCTAAGGCATCTTCTGGATTTTCAAAAATTTCACTTGTACTTTGTAATGTAAGTAAAATTACTTTTCTTTTTTCATCATCTAAAGAAAAATCTCTACCACAAATTAAATTTATTTTAGAATCTTTTTTTACTGGTCCAACATCAACATACGTAGTTTTTTTATCAAAAGATGCTTGTGAAGAGTAAACTGAATCAAGGTTAAACCCATCTCTTGAAGGAGCTATTCTTTCTACTCCTTCAACAAATGATAATTCTTCTAAATCTTTTGCATTAAAGGGTTTTAAAAAAATACTCATATCATCAGTAAGACCTGTGTTATCGGCTGATTCAAACGAAATAGTAGTTTTATTAGGGTTTACATTGTTTACAGACTTCTTAATTTCTTTTTGAAATCCATTACCTATAGAACTAACAAGTATTACTGAAGTTATTCCTATTATAATCCAGAGTAAAGCTACAAATACACGAAGCTTGTGACCTTTTAAATTGGCCAAAGAATTTTTTAATAAACTCATGATTACACCTCCGAAGTAAACACACCATCTTTAAGTCGTATAACCTTAGTTGCATACTTAGTTAAATCTTGATCATGTGTAACCATTATTATAGTCTTACCTTGTTTGTTGAGCCTTGTTAAAAGCTCCATAATTTCTCTGCTAGTTTCACTATCTAATGCCCCAGTCGGTTCGTCAGCAAAGATTATCTGAGGGTCATTTGCTAGGCAACGTGCAATGGCTACACGCTGTTGTTGACCACCAGATAATTGAAGTGGTTTCTGCTTAAGCTTGTCCAAAAGCCCAACAGAACTTAATTTATCTTTAACAATTTCTTCTCTATTAGATTTTTTTAGTGCTTTATTGTAAATTAGAGGCAACTCTACATTTTGATATACATTTAGAGTTTCTATTAAATTAAATTGTTGGAAAACAAATCCAATATTAATATTTCTAAAAACAGAACGTTCATTTTCACTCAAATTAGTTACATCTGTTCCATCAAATATATATCTTCCTTCATCAAATACATCTAGAAAACCTAAGATATTAAGTAAAGTAGTTTTACCACTACCAGACTTACCCATTATCATGACAAATTCTCCAGATTCAATTTCTAAATTTAAGGATTTTAAAACATGTAATTCATCTTTCCCTACTTTGTAATATTTTTGAATATTTTCTAATTTAATTAACATATGTAAATTAATTCACATCCATAGTAACTTCTTCTACTTTTTTGTTTGGAGTAGT from Clostridioides difficile ATCC 9689 = DSM 1296 includes the following:
- the feoB gene encoding ferrous iron transport protein B; the encoded protein is MGLTHNSTKMSSLKDMFDIDNKEDQFVIALAGNPNTGKSTVFNHLTGLRQHTGNWPGKTVATARGNFKYKNTEYALIDLPGTYSLFALSQEEIVARDFICFGNPDAVIVVCDATCLERNLNLVFQVMELTDKVILCINLIDEARKKGITIDKKLLEDSLGIPVILTAARNGSGMDELLDTLNDVSFDKYKLNNKPVRYNENIENVVKSIQPELDNIIPGINSRWLGLRLIDGDESIFESMSNYIDKDSIDAINEVKKKIPDNINKQKIRDEFTKINYDYAKKLSDECCSNVAKKSTDREEKVDKILTSKIFGLPIMLLLLGTILWITIEGANYPSTLLSNLLLGFEPSISGILNSINCPSWLNDMLVLGLYRTLAWVISVMLPPMAIFFPLFTLLEDFGYLPRVAFNLDHLFKKACAHGKQCLTMCMGFGCNAAGVIGCRIIDSPRERLIAILTNNFVPCNGRFPTLIAISTIFFSSVITNSFVSSVATALCITLLIILGVIITLLVSYTLSKTLLKGVPSTFTLELPPYRVPQIGRTLYTSIIDRTIFVLGRAVMVAIPAGVITWIFANIYIGDLSILSHVANFLDPLAKLIGLDGFILLAFILGFPANEIVVPILLMAYLATGSMIELDSFSALGQVLREHGWTYLTALNVMLFSLLHWPCATTLLTIKKETGSLKWTALGFLMPTILAFVVCFLTTTVYNLFI
- a CDS encoding FeoA family protein encodes the protein MKNLNDIQVKKTVKVEDILSSGNLRERMLALGLTRGAVIDVVRKGPKNNLTVYKIRGSKIALRQEESSLILVSDI
- a CDS encoding GNAT family N-acetyltransferase, whose product is MFKIKHFNDLSLDEFYEIAKSRYEVFACEQKIFSLNDYDDIDKSSYHIFLKENGLICAYARIIPKEYSSYNDVSIGRVLVLSSHRRKGLAKQMMDCAIDFIKVNLHENNITLSAQTYIKNLYLSCGFKEISEVYDEAGIEHIKMRL
- a CDS encoding DUF2232 domain-containing protein gives rise to the protein MNTTKKLTEAALLSSLFIVVTIIAVSTGFGYAIYLDFIVPVFFCIICLKCDLKYTILSGITSLLIISLVLGNLGTAIWASQSVLLGIMCGYLINKPTMVMDDLVYGSVFGVIVMVFIDIYASTLIGYSFMKEFQGYSKWIYFNGYTNFIYYLMIALFPFGMVFCIYLLSLILGNKLHILDSNSLKKFLIFKNFRNLNQFLCCSKKAFYICVSYLAIFEVLKLLNVKVDSVYLKTIFISITYISVYFIIRDSCMSLQNFIIAKFRKLLYARILFLIIILLLFFIFDVTVISLIIINAFLNKKINIRLSQSNIVNKQINLLIEK
- the tyrS gene encoding tyrosine--tRNA ligase; this translates as MKSIDEQMRIIMKGVDDLIDEKELREKLIKSEKEGKPMIVKLGLDPSAPDIHLGHTVVLRKMKQLQDLGHQIVIIIGDFTGKIGDPTGKSKARKALTTEQVLANAKTYEEQIFKVLDKEKTIVRFNSEWLAKLNFEDVIKLAATITVARMLEREDFKKRYEGQMPISVHEFFYPLMQAYDSIALEADIELGGTDQRFNLLMGRSLQREFGMESQIVIMMPLIEGLDGKEKMSKSLGNYIGIDEEAGIMYQKSMEIPDELIIKYYNLVTDVHPDEVNKIESQLKEGSVNPRDIKMNLAREIVTLYHGEESAKEAEERFKSVFQKGQIPEDIQTIQVKEDGFDLIEVLVSNEIVKSKSEVRRLASQGGVKVNGEKVEDLSTIVKESELVVQIGKKKFVKIELVK
- a CDS encoding polysaccharide deacetylase family protein, which produces MVKKRKKKTVTLTILVVIVIGIFSMAWADMSRKKEMKETQERLKAERLEKERIEKEKNEPIIGAKKEAVKEYGYDAKIVWDKLNKYDYSNNGEKIVFLTFDDGPSTTNTPQVLDILKRHGVRGTFFIKGDSLERKGANEILKRTFDEGNAIAHHSYTHDYKKLYPNRSLNLDTFVNELNKTDEAMKKVLGKNFSSNVVRCPGGYMSWKNMEPLGNYLKEKNMASIDWNALNADAEGKKKNAQELFEHAKKSSEGKEMVVLLMHDTYGKQETVNALDQIITYFKDNGYQFKILI